Below is a window of Tolypothrix bouteillei VB521301 DNA.
ACAAAATTAAATAATTTCCAGCCAGATGTTAAATCGAAGGTTGTGACACTGACAGTTCCACCCCAATTTTCTGGAGCCATTGTTTACCAGGCAAAATTGCTTAACAAGGAGAAATATATTGCCTTGACTTTTGATGATGGACCTTGGTTGAATTCCACTGCTGGTATCCTTAAAATTCTCCATCAAAACAATGTAAAAGGAACTTTTTTTGTTTTAGGAAGAAATATTCAGCAATACCCCAAGCTAGCAATGCAGATTGTAGCAGAAGGTCATGCGATCGGGAACCATACTTGGCATCACTGGTATCATTTTCTCAATCAGCAAACAGCTGCATTTGAAATCGATCGCACAGCCAATTTAATTTCTCAAATCACTGGTATGTCAACAACATTATTTCGTCCACCAGGCGGAATACTCAGTAATGGTCCTGCTGCTTATGCTAGAAAGAAAAACTATAC
It encodes the following:
- a CDS encoding polysaccharide deacetylase family protein, which encodes MKSQKIILSPKILSLILLIILGVVAPSLLLNIKNKYFYSILSDLAIPQNTNNTQLLSKSLPNSLSTTKLNNFQPDVKSKVVTLTVPPQFSGAIVYQAKLLNKEKYIALTFDDGPWLNSTAGILKILHQNNVKGTFFVLGRNIQQYPKLAMQIVAEGHAIGNHTWHHWYHFLNQQTAAFEIDRTANLISQITGMSTTLFRPPGGILSNGPAAYARKKNYTIVMWSDDSQDYRRPSVNTLVNRVLKQAKPGGIVLMHDGGGNRARTVAALPQIISQLKQRGYSFVTIPELLEIQSKEQNLQTSKLN